A genomic stretch from Pieris brassicae chromosome 9, ilPieBrab1.1, whole genome shotgun sequence includes:
- the LOC123714169 gene encoding transcription factor Ken isoform X1, whose translation MFDSNFLLSFYNEIANRSALQLASAGMMGEGLLTLTYGKHHACILNEVGAAWRGARYSDLVLVCDDAVPLAAHRIVMAAASPLIRKILDDTPSVENPVTIHMSGINSTLMRHLLVFLYSGQAYIESGEIDDMQELFELLEIKSDVWKSTKERQQAEERNRSCDRLKAKRTDINSNESSKHDAPSGSSHSESERITPGAGYSRDKDRGESESLSIKKENMSTSSNDERDEDDADGDGKECGRLTSRRRSSSNPVNLSVARNSENAGSEHDEQDLDVETVAAKNIERRRSTSSSQEDPPPEPTYRRQLLSDRLGRGSERTKRKSHYLEPPEMDLRTVKLEDYAHLKPPDQDIMSLVQTSPENYVVTPHRKRRPGFHNSPSQNPPFVSFPPSYLEEMAHLRYAQGPVAAGVARLGALHPLSASAPPYLPERSITPPAAAHDDALSKYRPPSAGSWGPWLCQPQMGGDDTPTTEHEQGSSKQAPVREYRCEYCGKQFGMSWNLKTHLRVHTGEKPFACRLCVAMFKQKAHLLKHLCSVHRNVISSSENDGRTNTPGRFNCCFCQLTFEALPELIRHLSGPHNSLLLSKNLHE comes from the exons TGCTGGAATGATGGGCGAGGGCCTGCTGACTCTGACGTACGGCAAGCACCACGCCTGCATCCTAAACGAGGTAGGGGCGGCGTGGAGAGGCGCCAGGTACTCCGACCTGGTGCTGGTTTGTGACGACGCTGTGCCATTGGCCGCCCACCGCATCGTTATGGCAGCTGCTAGCCCACTCATCAG AAAAATCTTGGACGATACACCTTCCGTTGAAAATCCTGTTACCATCCACATGTCTGGCATAAACAGCACACTGATGAGACATCTTCTTGTTTTCCTATACAGCGGTCAAGCATACATTGAG TCTGGAGAAATCGATGATATGCAAGAACTATTTGAGCTCCTAGAAATTAAATCAGATGTCTGGAAATCTACAAAAGAACGACAACAAGCAGAAGAACGGAACAGATCGTGTGATAGATTAAAAGCTAAAAGGACCGATATCAATAGCAACGAAAGTAGTAAGCATGATGCACCTTCAGGGTCTTCACATTCAGAGAGTGAGAGAATTACACCGGGTGCAGGTTATAGCAGAGATAAGGACAGAGGTGAATCGGAAtcattaagtataaaaaaagaaaatatgtcaACAAGCAGTAATGATGAAAGGGATGAAGACGATGCAGATGGAGATGGAAAGGAGTGTGGTCGGCTGACATCGCGCCGACGGAGTTCATCCAATCCCGTCAATTTATCCGTTGCAAGAAACTCTGAAAACGCTGGCAGTGAACACGATGAGCAAGACTTGGATGTTGAAACAGTTGCGGCTAAG AATATCGAGCGCAGACGATCTACATCTTCAAGTCAAGAAGATCCGCCACCAGAACCAACATATCGAAGACAACTACTAAGTGACAGATTAGGGAGAGGCAGCGAACgaacaaaaagaaaatctCATTATTTAGAGCCACCAGAAATGGATTTACGTACCGTGAAATTGGAAGATTACGCTCACCTTAAACCTCCCGATCAAGATATAATGTCACTTGTCCAGACATCTCCAGAAAATTACGTTGTTACACCACATCGAAAACGTCGACCCGGTTTCCATAACTCACCATCGCAAAACCCCCCATTTGTTTCCTTCCCGCCAAGTTATTTGGAAGAAATGGCACATTTACGATATGCACAAGGACCTGTAGCCGCTGGAGTAGCGAGGCTGGGAGCTTTACACCCTTTGAGTGCGTCAGCACCTCCGTACCTTCCAGAAAGAAGCATTACACCGCCTGCTGCAGCTCATGACGATGCTCTCAGTAAATACCGACCACCAAGCGCCGGATCATGGGGACCGTGGCTGTGCCAGCCTCAGATGGGCGGAGATGATACACCGACAACAGAACATGAACAGGGTTCAAGTAAACAGGCTCCTGTCAGAGAATATAGGTGTGAATATTGCGGCAAGCAGTTTGGCATGTCGTGGAATCTCAAAACACATCTCAGAGTACACACTGGAGAAAAACCATTTGCATGCCGGCTCTGCGTCGCCATGTTTAAGCAGAAGGCTCATCTCTTAAAACATCTTTGCTCGGTTCATCGAAACGTGATATCATCAAGCGAAAATGACGGGAGAACAAATACGCCAGGAAGATTTAACTGCTGTTTCTGTCAATTAACTTTCGAGGCTTTACCAGAACTAATTCGACATCTTTCTGGACCGCACAATAGCCTTCTACTAAGCAAAAATCTACATGAATGA
- the LOC123714169 gene encoding transcription factor Ken isoform X2, translating to MMGEGLLTLTYGKHHACILNEVGAAWRGARYSDLVLVCDDAVPLAAHRIVMAAASPLIRKILDDTPSVENPVTIHMSGINSTLMRHLLVFLYSGQAYIESGEIDDMQELFELLEIKSDVWKSTKERQQAEERNRSCDRLKAKRTDINSNESSKHDAPSGSSHSESERITPGAGYSRDKDRGESESLSIKKENMSTSSNDERDEDDADGDGKECGRLTSRRRSSSNPVNLSVARNSENAGSEHDEQDLDVETVAAKNIERRRSTSSSQEDPPPEPTYRRQLLSDRLGRGSERTKRKSHYLEPPEMDLRTVKLEDYAHLKPPDQDIMSLVQTSPENYVVTPHRKRRPGFHNSPSQNPPFVSFPPSYLEEMAHLRYAQGPVAAGVARLGALHPLSASAPPYLPERSITPPAAAHDDALSKYRPPSAGSWGPWLCQPQMGGDDTPTTEHEQGSSKQAPVREYRCEYCGKQFGMSWNLKTHLRVHTGEKPFACRLCVAMFKQKAHLLKHLCSVHRNVISSSENDGRTNTPGRFNCCFCQLTFEALPELIRHLSGPHNSLLLSKNLHE from the exons ATGATGGGCGAGGGCCTGCTGACTCTGACGTACGGCAAGCACCACGCCTGCATCCTAAACGAGGTAGGGGCGGCGTGGAGAGGCGCCAGGTACTCCGACCTGGTGCTGGTTTGTGACGACGCTGTGCCATTGGCCGCCCACCGCATCGTTATGGCAGCTGCTAGCCCACTCATCAG AAAAATCTTGGACGATACACCTTCCGTTGAAAATCCTGTTACCATCCACATGTCTGGCATAAACAGCACACTGATGAGACATCTTCTTGTTTTCCTATACAGCGGTCAAGCATACATTGAG TCTGGAGAAATCGATGATATGCAAGAACTATTTGAGCTCCTAGAAATTAAATCAGATGTCTGGAAATCTACAAAAGAACGACAACAAGCAGAAGAACGGAACAGATCGTGTGATAGATTAAAAGCTAAAAGGACCGATATCAATAGCAACGAAAGTAGTAAGCATGATGCACCTTCAGGGTCTTCACATTCAGAGAGTGAGAGAATTACACCGGGTGCAGGTTATAGCAGAGATAAGGACAGAGGTGAATCGGAAtcattaagtataaaaaaagaaaatatgtcaACAAGCAGTAATGATGAAAGGGATGAAGACGATGCAGATGGAGATGGAAAGGAGTGTGGTCGGCTGACATCGCGCCGACGGAGTTCATCCAATCCCGTCAATTTATCCGTTGCAAGAAACTCTGAAAACGCTGGCAGTGAACACGATGAGCAAGACTTGGATGTTGAAACAGTTGCGGCTAAG AATATCGAGCGCAGACGATCTACATCTTCAAGTCAAGAAGATCCGCCACCAGAACCAACATATCGAAGACAACTACTAAGTGACAGATTAGGGAGAGGCAGCGAACgaacaaaaagaaaatctCATTATTTAGAGCCACCAGAAATGGATTTACGTACCGTGAAATTGGAAGATTACGCTCACCTTAAACCTCCCGATCAAGATATAATGTCACTTGTCCAGACATCTCCAGAAAATTACGTTGTTACACCACATCGAAAACGTCGACCCGGTTTCCATAACTCACCATCGCAAAACCCCCCATTTGTTTCCTTCCCGCCAAGTTATTTGGAAGAAATGGCACATTTACGATATGCACAAGGACCTGTAGCCGCTGGAGTAGCGAGGCTGGGAGCTTTACACCCTTTGAGTGCGTCAGCACCTCCGTACCTTCCAGAAAGAAGCATTACACCGCCTGCTGCAGCTCATGACGATGCTCTCAGTAAATACCGACCACCAAGCGCCGGATCATGGGGACCGTGGCTGTGCCAGCCTCAGATGGGCGGAGATGATACACCGACAACAGAACATGAACAGGGTTCAAGTAAACAGGCTCCTGTCAGAGAATATAGGTGTGAATATTGCGGCAAGCAGTTTGGCATGTCGTGGAATCTCAAAACACATCTCAGAGTACACACTGGAGAAAAACCATTTGCATGCCGGCTCTGCGTCGCCATGTTTAAGCAGAAGGCTCATCTCTTAAAACATCTTTGCTCGGTTCATCGAAACGTGATATCATCAAGCGAAAATGACGGGAGAACAAATACGCCAGGAAGATTTAACTGCTGTTTCTGTCAATTAACTTTCGAGGCTTTACCAGAACTAATTCGACATCTTTCTGGACCGCACAATAGCCTTCTACTAAGCAAAAATCTACATGAATGA